The window CTGCCCTCCACAGCAACGGATACTCTATCGTAGACGAGGCTCCGGACTATGTAATCATTGGTGAAGGGAGAACCATTATGCTTGAATCAGTTGACAAAGCCATAAACATGGTAATGAATGGCGCAAAACTTATCGCCACAAACCTAGACGCTTACTGCCCTAGCTCTAACAACTCTATCCGTTCAGGCTGTGGAGCATTTGTATCAATGATAGAAATAGCCACCGGAAAAAAAGCTTTTAGCGCAGGAAAACCCAGCCCCGTAATGATGAGAATCGCCAAGGCAGAACTAGGAACACGCACAGCAAACACCATAATGGTTGGAGACACCATGGAAACAGACATCCTAGGAGGTGTACAAATGGGATTTAAAACCGTCTTAACCTTAACCGGATCCACAAGCATAGAAGACCTTGAGTCTTACGCTTATGGACCTGACCACGTTATCTCCAGCATCCAAGAACTAAACGACCCTCTAGTCATGGAAAAAATCATTCATGGAGAACTGGTACTTCAATAATAAATTATAAAACAGACAAATCAATTACTTAAGGTAGCGCTACATAATTGGCGTTACCTTTTTTTTTTAAAAAAATTTTCACAAAAAAAAGCTATGAAATAAAATCCCATAGCTTTAGTCAATTAACAATAAACCCAAAATAACCTGCTGTAGGAGAAGGAGTCGAACCTCCACGGAGCAGTTAGGAAAAATACGAGCTCGCTATTTTCTTTATCCTGTGATCCCCACCCCCGAGACAGGAGGGCATGTCTGCCAGTTTCATCATCCTACAGTATATATCAGTAATTAAACTTCCGTTCATTACCCAAAGACCTTTTGTCTTTGTTTGATATTTCAAAGGTAACAAAAAGATTATTAAATTAAAATTATGGCAACAAAAATTATATTTATTTACATTATTTTTATTATATCAGTACTTATATTAACTATTTAATTTTTCAGCCACTTCTACAAACCCTTGGATTAAAATATTTGCAAAGGACTATAAAGAAAGCAGTTACCACTACAGTCCCCAGCAAAACCCCTCCGAAATCAAATCGTAAATTCCGGAAACATTTCTTCAATTAAACATCAAAAACCAATACAAAAAATGCCGAACTTCAAGCCCCTCAAACTCCGTAGGAGTGTCATTTATATAGCCATAGGTGCCAACCCTCGGAAAACAGGAATACGCACGTCCTAATTTTGGCGGTATTGTTGCTTTTTTTTTGCAACAATGCTGACAAAATCTTACCGAAAACAAAATTGAAAAAGTCATATCTCTACCGAAACCCCTAACCCTAAAAGGGTGACACTATAATAGCCGAGGGTGCCAACCCTCGGAAAATAGGAATACGCACGTCCTGATTTTGGCGGTATTGTTGCTTTTTTTTTGCACCAATGCTGACAAAATCACCTTGAGAACCGACAAACAAAAAAAGCTATGAAATAAAATTTCATAGCTTTAGTCAATTAACAATAAACCCAAAATAACCTGCTGTAGGAGAAGGAGTCGAACCTCCACGGGGCAGTTAGAAATAATACGAGCTCTATATTTTCTTTGTCCTGTAATCCCCACCCCAGAGACCGGAGGGCATGTCTGCCAGTTTCATCATCCTACAGTATATATCAGTAATTAAACTTCTGTTCATTACCCAAAGACCTTTTGTCTTTGTTTGATATATCAAAGGTAATAAAAAGATTACTAAATTAAAATTTCATTAATAAAAACATTTAATTATTACATTATTTTTAATGTAATTACATATTCAATACATTATTGTTAAAACAAGACAGGCTACACCATTCATTTTTAGGGAAATGGCAAAAAAAATTGTCATTTTAGAAAAATAGCATCCTAAAATACCCTATAAATCATTTTTTAACGCAAAAAACTGATTTTATGGTTTAAAATTACACCTATATATTGATTTTATACAAAAACACGCTTATTCATCTGGGTGGGTTTTTGAGGAATCCTTGACCAAGTACTTCAATTCCTCAAGTTCATTTGGGGTTAAATCACGCCATTTTCCTCTTGGCAGGTCCAGCTTAATATTCATGATTCGCACCCGCTTAAGGGCAACAACTTTATATCCCAAATAATCGCACATCCTTCGGATCTGTCGGTTTAAACCTTGAGTAAGGATAATCCTAAATGTATCCTTTTTCATTTGCCTTACTTGACACTTTTGCGTTACAACTCCTAAAATAGGAACGCCATTACCCATTTTTTCTAAGAAATCTCCCTCAATGGGTTTGTTAACTTTTACGATGTATTCTTTTTCATGCGAATTCCCAGCCCTCAAAATCTTATTGACAATATCACCATCACTCGTGAGTAAAATCAGCCCTTCACTAGGTTTATCTAATCTACCAATATGAAAAATTCTTTGAGGATGATTAATATAATCTACTATATTATCTTTTTGACTGGTGTCAGTCGTACAAACGATCCCAACCGGCTTGTTGAAAGCAATATATACAGGCTGTTCTTTGGGAGCGCTTACCAGCTCGCCATCCACATGCACCTCATCACCCGGACTGATTTTGGTGCCCATTTCAGGCACTTTACCATTGATAGTCACCCTATCTGCAGCAATCATCCGATCCGCTTCTCTTCTAGAGCAATAACCAATTTCACTTAAGTACTTGTTAATCCTGACTTCATTTTTCACTATCCTTCGGTTTATATTAACGCCACATTTCTTCTATCAACTCCGTATAGAACGTTTTAAGGCTCATCCCTACTGCCTTCACCTGCTGGGAAATCAGACTTGTTTCGGTTTGTCCAGGCACCGTATTAATTTCAATAAAATAGAATTTATCCGTCTTGGTCTCCAAGAAATAATCCATTCTCACTGCACCTTTACAATTCAATGTTTGGTAAACATTTTCTGCTATTTTCTTCACCTGAACTGCATCTCTTTCATCCATTCTGCCCGGGGTAATTTCTTCTGAAACTCCAGGCTGGTACTTGGCTTCAAAGTCAAAAAATTCTTTTGAACTGATAATTTCAGTGGAAGGAAGAACCATGATCTTGCCATTGGTTTTATATATTCCAATAGAAAATTCTCTGCCACTTACAAATTCCTCTACCATCACCTGAGTATCTTCTTTAAAAGCCAAGTCCAAGGCATGAGATAATTCCTCAGCACTTTTCACTTTGCTCATACCGATACTACTGCCTCCATTGTTTGGTTTAACAAATATGGGCAACCTTAACTCTTCAAGCAGTTCGTTGGCTAGCCCGGGTTTATTGGCAAATAACTGAACCGACTTTGCCACATGTAAATCAGGAATTTCAGAGACAATCTTTTTTGTATAGGCCTTGTTCATGGTAATGGAAGATGTCAATGCATCACAAGTTGTATAAGGTATGCCGAGCATATCAAAATACCCTACTAATTTACCATCCTCTCCCGGGGAACCATGAATTATATTAAACACTCCGTCAAAAGTGAGTTTTTTTCCGTTCTTTACGACAAAGAATCCATTCAAGTCTAAGGGT of the Cyclobacterium marinum DSM 745 genome contains:
- a CDS encoding HAD-IIA family hydrolase, with the protein product MRETGFLIDMDGVIYRGGELIPGAKEFIQKLLEEDFPFRFLTNNSQRNCRDVVAKLSRMGINVQEKHIFTCAIATARYLASQKPNGTAYVIGEGGLLTALHSNGYSIVDEAPDYVIIGEGRTIMLESVDKAINMVMNGAKLIATNLDAYCPSSNNSIRSGCGAFVSMIEIATGKKAFSAGKPSPVMMRIAKAELGTRTANTIMVGDTMETDILGGVQMGFKTVLTLTGSTSIEDLESYAYGPDHVISSIQELNDPLVMEKIIHGELVLQ
- the rluF gene encoding 23S rRNA pseudouridine(2604) synthase RluF → MKNEVRINKYLSEIGYCSRREADRMIAADRVTINGKVPEMGTKISPGDEVHVDGELVSAPKEQPVYIAFNKPVGIVCTTDTSQKDNIVDYINHPQRIFHIGRLDKPSEGLILLTSDGDIVNKILRAGNSHEKEYIVKVNKPIEGDFLEKMGNGVPILGVVTQKCQVRQMKKDTFRIILTQGLNRQIRRMCDYLGYKVVALKRVRIMNIKLDLPRGKWRDLTPNELEELKYLVKDSSKTHPDE
- a CDS encoding D-alanine--D-alanine ligase, with translation MNKKQIALVMGGYTGESVVSEKSAAVVAQHLDKDRFEVHKIHIYPNNWYLEEEDGTKLPLDLNGFFVVKNGKKLTFDGVFNIIHGSPGEDGKLVGYFDMLGIPYTTCDALTSSITMNKAYTKKIVSEIPDLHVAKSVQLFANKPGLANELLEELRLPIFVKPNNGGSSIGMSKVKSAEELSHALDLAFKEDTQVMVEEFVSGREFSIGIYKTNGKIMVLPSTEIISSKEFFDFEAKYQPGVSEEITPGRMDERDAVQVKKIAENVYQTLNCKGAVRMDYFLETKTDKFYFIEINTVPGQTETSLISQQVKAVGMSLKTFYTELIEEMWR